In one Halorubrum sp. CBA1229 genomic region, the following are encoded:
- a CDS encoding DUF393 domain-containing protein produces the protein MSSDSDAPVLIFDGDCPYCSVAALALRRLEGVVAVPWEADPVGPFLDAQFGSRPFAMVLVDPRERRVYAGRSAAQELADRAGTPGIVGGLVRDNYDRIADVVGTLSGRGRDPADVHEEYRLTDAARDLVDDLRPAASDPPEALP, from the coding sequence ATGAGTTCCGACTCGGACGCGCCGGTGCTGATCTTCGACGGCGACTGCCCCTACTGCTCGGTCGCCGCGCTCGCGCTCCGCCGGCTGGAGGGCGTCGTCGCGGTGCCGTGGGAGGCCGACCCCGTCGGCCCCTTCCTCGACGCGCAGTTCGGCTCGCGCCCGTTCGCGATGGTGCTCGTCGACCCGCGCGAGCGCCGGGTGTACGCCGGCCGGTCGGCGGCCCAGGAGCTGGCCGACCGCGCGGGCACCCCGGGGATCGTCGGCGGGCTCGTCCGCGACAACTACGACCGGATCGCCGACGTTGTCGGGACGCTGTCCGGCCGCGGCCGCGACCCGGCCGACGTCCACGAGGAGTACCGGCTGACCGACGCCGCGCGCGACCTCGTCGACGACCTCCGCCCGGCCGCGAGCGACCCGCCGGAGGCGCTGCCGTGA
- a CDS encoding helix-turn-helix domain-containing protein encodes MSRLLPSLPDATPEDREPRVVGVDDEDADDLIAALGSETAREILTCLHDEPATKSELAAEVDTSLQNVQYHLSKLDGADLVDVVDTTYSEKGREMDVYAAADEPLVLFAGGAEESAGIKSALMRLLGGYALIGLAAAAAQRVLSVADPTARVTTTTGGGDAGVATEDAAADGGSTGAAADGGDAAIDGTVEYVVDPIAEYAVSALEPGVVFFLGAALVFTLAWAYWYRTSGA; translated from the coding sequence ATGTCGCGGCTGTTGCCCTCCCTGCCCGACGCGACTCCCGAGGACCGGGAGCCGCGGGTCGTGGGCGTCGACGACGAGGACGCGGACGACCTCATCGCCGCCCTCGGCTCCGAGACCGCCCGCGAGATCCTCACGTGTCTCCACGACGAGCCGGCGACCAAGTCGGAGCTCGCCGCCGAGGTCGACACCTCTCTCCAGAACGTGCAGTACCACCTCTCGAAGCTCGACGGCGCCGACCTCGTCGACGTCGTCGACACGACCTACTCCGAGAAGGGCCGCGAGATGGACGTGTACGCGGCCGCCGACGAGCCGCTCGTGCTGTTCGCCGGCGGCGCCGAGGAGTCGGCCGGGATCAAAAGCGCGCTGATGCGGCTGCTCGGCGGGTACGCGCTCATCGGGCTCGCGGCCGCCGCCGCCCAGCGCGTCCTCTCGGTGGCGGACCCGACGGCGCGCGTGACGACCACGACCGGGGGCGGGGACGCGGGCGTCGCCACCGAGGACGCCGCGGCCGACGGCGGATCGACCGGGGCCGCCGCCGACGGGGGCGACGCGGCGATCGACGGGACGGTCGAGTACGTCGTCGACCCCATCGCCGAGTACGCCGTCTCGGCGCTCGAGCCCGGCGTCGTCTTCTTCCTCGGCGCGGCGCTCGTGTTCACCCTCGCGTGGGCGTACTGGTACCGGACGAGCGGGGCGTGA
- a CDS encoding TraB/GumN family protein, with protein MTETPGGSDGASAPPTASDSGASGPVPPSETGDEAEGDPVTADGVEDGSVTVVGTAHVSEHSVDRVEEAIERERPDVVAVELDEGRYRQLQGETPDDLDAGDLLRGNTVFQFLAYWMLSYVQTQLGDRFDIEPGADMRAAIDVAEGLGIDVALVDRDIQTTIQRFWARMTITEKLRMVGGLAFGVTDSRIVGVLAGLFAGILAGPAIGLFGGALGITDALLTSVTGGVLAAVAVGIAVDQVGKAALSPDGRLYAAAGLGAGAGIAAAASGVANGLVSTYLGGLAVTAIGSLGLGIALGLTLGVVVATLLGLTGRDDEPDHGGLEELDVEELTDTDVVTMMMEEFRQFSPGGAEALIDERDAFIAHRLVALRDAGKDVVAVVGAGHQAGIEGYLANPETLPPMEGLVGRERGGSRLPWKKAIGYAITVGFVGFFVLLALAGVENAFLFRLFGAWFLINGIFAFGFAKVAGARWISAGVGGAVAWMTSINPMLAPGWFTGYVELRHLTVNVGDIGTLNDLLSDETLSPSDLVSSMLDVPLFKLIVVVAMTNVGSIVASFLFAVYVIPAMFGAEVGGVDEVGRLLVDGAYAGAELVRNTLLGGGGA; from the coding sequence ATGACAGAGACGCCAGGGGGCTCCGACGGTGCGTCCGCGCCCCCGACGGCGAGCGACTCCGGGGCGTCCGGCCCCGTGCCGCCCTCCGAGACAGGCGACGAGGCCGAGGGTGACCCCGTGACGGCCGACGGGGTCGAGGACGGCTCCGTGACGGTCGTCGGTACCGCCCACGTCTCCGAACACTCGGTCGACCGGGTCGAGGAGGCGATCGAGCGCGAGCGCCCCGACGTCGTCGCGGTCGAGCTCGACGAGGGCCGGTACCGCCAGCTGCAGGGCGAGACCCCGGACGACCTCGACGCGGGCGACCTCCTGCGCGGGAACACGGTGTTCCAGTTCCTCGCGTACTGGATGCTCTCGTACGTCCAGACGCAGCTCGGCGACCGCTTCGACATCGAGCCGGGCGCGGACATGCGCGCGGCCATCGACGTCGCCGAGGGGCTCGGCATCGACGTCGCCCTCGTCGACCGAGACATCCAGACGACGATCCAGCGCTTCTGGGCCCGGATGACGATTACGGAGAAGCTCCGGATGGTCGGCGGGCTCGCGTTCGGCGTCACCGACTCGCGGATCGTCGGGGTCCTCGCGGGGCTGTTCGCCGGGATCCTCGCGGGGCCGGCGATCGGCCTGTTCGGCGGCGCGCTCGGGATAACCGACGCGCTGCTGACGAGCGTGACGGGCGGTGTACTCGCCGCCGTCGCCGTCGGGATCGCCGTCGATCAGGTCGGGAAGGCGGCGCTCTCGCCGGACGGCCGGCTCTACGCGGCGGCCGGGCTCGGCGCGGGCGCCGGGATCGCCGCGGCGGCCTCCGGCGTCGCGAACGGGCTCGTCTCGACGTACCTCGGCGGCCTCGCCGTGACGGCGATCGGCAGCCTCGGCCTCGGGATCGCACTCGGGCTGACGCTCGGCGTGGTCGTGGCGACGCTGCTCGGACTGACCGGCCGCGACGATGAGCCGGACCACGGCGGTCTCGAGGAGCTCGACGTCGAGGAGCTCACCGACACCGACGTGGTGACGATGATGATGGAGGAGTTCCGCCAGTTCTCGCCGGGCGGCGCCGAGGCGCTCATCGACGAGCGCGACGCGTTCATCGCCCACCGCCTCGTCGCGCTCCGCGACGCGGGTAAGGACGTCGTCGCCGTCGTCGGCGCGGGCCACCAGGCGGGGATCGAGGGGTACCTCGCGAACCCCGAGACGCTCCCGCCGATGGAGGGGCTCGTCGGCCGCGAGCGCGGCGGGAGCAGGCTGCCGTGGAAGAAGGCGATCGGGTACGCGATCACCGTCGGCTTCGTCGGCTTCTTCGTCCTCTTGGCGCTGGCGGGCGTCGAGAACGCCTTCCTCTTCCGGCTGTTCGGCGCGTGGTTCCTCATCAACGGGATATTCGCCTTCGGCTTCGCGAAGGTGGCCGGCGCGCGGTGGATCTCGGCCGGCGTCGGCGGCGCGGTCGCGTGGATGACCTCGATCAACCCGATGCTCGCGCCCGGCTGGTTCACCGGGTACGTCGAGCTCCGGCACCTCACCGTGAACGTCGGCGACATCGGGACGCTCAACGACCTCCTCTCGGACGAGACGCTGTCGCCCTCGGATCTGGTCTCGTCGATGCTCGACGTGCCGCTGTTCAAGCTCATCGTCGTCGTCGCGATGACGAACGTCGGCAGCATCGTCGCGAGCTTCCTGTTCGCCGTCTACGTGATCCCCGCGATGTTCGGCGCCGAGGTCGGCGGCGTCGACGAGGTGGGCCGCCTGCTGGTCGACGGCGCGTACGCCGGCGCGGAGCTCGTTCGGAATACCCTCCTGGGCGGGGGTGGCGCGTGA
- a CDS encoding GIY-YIG nuclease family protein, with protein sequence MSGAGSPDPDEGGTYTLLVEVAAPAGIEVGALGERRFDAGAYAYTGSALGAGGFSRVDRHRRIARGDHDVRHWHVDHLLGHPAARIDRVVRSVGADVECAVADRLPAGPVDGFGASDCDCPSHLAGAEGDSLDAFAARIREAHVAAVGVLGGSDAPDGDVTGEGDAAESGARVDVVAGE encoded by the coding sequence GTGAGCGGGGCCGGGTCGCCCGATCCCGACGAGGGCGGTACCTACACTCTCCTCGTCGAGGTCGCGGCCCCAGCCGGGATCGAGGTCGGCGCGCTCGGCGAGCGCCGCTTCGACGCCGGCGCCTACGCGTACACCGGGAGCGCGCTCGGCGCCGGCGGGTTCTCGCGCGTCGACCGTCACCGCCGGATCGCCCGCGGCGACCACGACGTCCGCCACTGGCACGTCGACCACCTGCTCGGCCACCCGGCGGCCCGGATCGACCGCGTCGTCCGGAGCGTCGGCGCCGACGTCGAGTGCGCCGTCGCCGACCGCCTCCCCGCGGGCCCGGTCGACGGGTTCGGCGCGTCCGACTGCGACTGCCCGAGCCACCTGGCCGGCGCCGAAGGAGACTCCCTCGACGCGTTCGCCGCGCGAATCAGAGAGGCGCACGTGGCGGCGGTCGGGGTGCTCGGCGGGAGCGACGCGCCCGACGGGGACGTTACCGGCGAGGGCGACGCCGCGGAGAGCGGCGCGCGCGTCGACGTCGTCGCCGGGGAGTAA
- a CDS encoding acyl-CoA thioesterase — MDETATVAESYTEMTEMLLPNDTNNLGRALGGAVLHWMDICGAIAGMRFSNRQVVTASMDHVDFIAPIEMGEVAVIEGYVFNVGRTSLDVKVDVRAENPRTDEQRRTTTSYFTFVALDDEGSPASVPELICPTPEEEALRDEAIEGRREQLTDIVERYDI, encoded by the coding sequence ATGGACGAGACGGCGACCGTCGCGGAGTCGTACACGGAGATGACAGAGATGCTGTTGCCGAACGACACGAACAACCTCGGGCGAGCGCTCGGGGGCGCCGTCCTCCACTGGATGGACATCTGCGGCGCGATCGCCGGGATGCGCTTCTCGAACCGACAGGTGGTCACCGCCTCGATGGACCACGTCGACTTCATCGCGCCCATCGAGATGGGCGAGGTCGCCGTGATCGAGGGATACGTGTTCAACGTCGGCCGGACGAGCCTCGACGTGAAGGTCGACGTGCGCGCGGAGAACCCGCGGACCGACGAGCAGCGCCGCACGACCACCTCCTACTTCACGTTCGTCGCGCTCGACGACGAGGGGTCCCCCGCGAGCGTGCCGGAGCTGATCTGTCCGACGCCGGAGGAGGAGGCCCTGCGCGACGAGGCGATCGAGGGGCGGCGCGAGCAGCTCACGGACATCGTCGAGCGCTACGATATATAA
- a CDS encoding bifunctional nuclease family protein, protein MEHEAEVVGVGAGSAPGGDVPAVILSARGEYVPIFVSADQAQSIGLALEGEPFDRPLTHDLLVDILTEFGGAIDRVRVDDLRDGTFYAKVDAERYEDGEPERFVFDARPSDALALAVRVDCPVVVSDEVVDEAGRSPDSVRFDDGPPDES, encoded by the coding sequence ATGGAACACGAAGCCGAGGTCGTCGGGGTCGGAGCGGGCTCCGCGCCGGGCGGCGACGTCCCGGCCGTCATCCTCTCCGCGCGGGGCGAGTACGTCCCGATCTTCGTCAGCGCCGACCAGGCGCAGTCGATCGGATTGGCGTTGGAGGGCGAGCCGTTCGACCGGCCGCTGACACACGACCTGCTGGTCGACATCCTCACCGAGTTCGGGGGCGCGATCGACCGGGTCCGGGTCGACGACCTCCGCGACGGCACCTTCTACGCGAAGGTCGACGCGGAGCGGTACGAGGACGGCGAGCCCGAGCGGTTCGTCTTCGACGCGCGCCCCTCCGACGCGCTCGCGCTGGCCGTCCGGGTCGACTGCCCCGTCGTCGTCTCCGACGAGGTGGTCGACGAGGCGGGGCGATCCCCGGACTCCGTCCGCTTCGACGACGGGCCTCCGGACGAGTCCTGA